Proteins encoded by one window of Aspergillus chevalieri M1 DNA, chromosome 6, nearly complete sequence:
- the STT3 gene encoding dolichyl-diphosphooligosaccharide--protein glycosyltransferase subunit STT3 (BUSCO:EOG09260TVA;~CAZy:GT66;~COG:O;~EggNog:ENOG410PFZR;~InterPro:IPR003674;~PFAM:PF02516;~TransMembrane:13 (i21-43o91-107i119-138o144-163i175-191o211-234i246-267o273-291i303-329o364-384i391-409o415-435i464-486o);~go_component: GO:0016020 - membrane [Evidence IEA];~go_function: GO:0004576 - oligosaccharyl transferase activity [Evidence IEA];~go_process: GO:0006486 - protein glycosylation [Evidence IEA]) yields the protein MADAPVDVLLKGSSGKNIRGLLRIIILVTIAAAAVSSRLFSVIRFESIIHEFDPWFNFRATKYLVQNGFHSFWDWFDDRTWHPLGRVTGGTLYPGLMVTSGAIYHLLRFLTLPVDIRNICVLLAPAFSGLTAFAMYLLTNEMSSSPSAGLLAAAFMGITPGYISRSVAGSYDNEAIAIFLLVFTFFLWIRAVKNGSIMYGALTALSYGYMVSAWGGYVFITNLIPLHIFVLLCMGRYSTRLYISYTTWYALGTLASMQIPFVGFLPIRNSDHMSAFGIFGLLQLVAFAEFIRGYVPTKQFQKLLTSMIIITVAVGFVGLSLLSISGVIAPWSGRFYSLWDTGYAKIHIPIIASVSEHQPTAWPAFFFDLNFLIWLFPAGVYICFRDLKDEHVFVVIYGVLASYFAGVMVRLMLTLTPIVCVAAALALSQIIDNYVTISPRQAQAKSTESSSESLRSGRSPVVGIYSYASKAIVTSSVVIYLLLFVAHCTWVTSNAYSSPSVVLASRLPDGSQFLIDDYREAYYWLRQNTPQNAKIASWWDYGYQIGGMADRPTLVDNNTWNNTHIATVGKAMSSPEEVSYPILREHDVDYVLVVFGGLLGYSGDDLNKFLWMVRIAEGIWPDEVKERDFFTARGEYRVDDQATPTMRNSLMYKMSYYNYNSLFQQGQAIDRVRGVRLPAEGPQLSTMEEAFTSENWIIRIYKVKDLDNFDRDHMSAAAFDRGHKRKRATKRRGPRVLRTE from the exons ATGGCCGACGCACCCGTTGATGTTCTGCTGAAAGGCAGCTCCGGCAAGAACATACGCGGCCTTCTGCGCATTATCATTCTAGTTACTATCGCAGCGGCCGCAGTGTCCAGTCGTCTGTTCAGTGTTATCC GTTTCGAGAGTATCATCCACGAAT TCGACCCCTGGTTTAACTTCCGAGCAACAAAATACCTGGTTCAGAATGGCTTCCATAGCTTTTGGGATTGGTTTGACGACC GTACATGGCATCCCCTGGGACGTGTCACTGGTGGCACCCTCTACCCCGGTCTGATGGTGACCAGCGGCGCGATCTACCATCTCCTACGCTTCCTCACGCTTCCGGTCGATATCCGCAACATCTGTGTTCTGCTCGCGCCTGCATTCTCCGGTCTCACGGCCTTCGCAATGTACCTGTTGACTAATGAGATGTCTTCGTCTCCGTCCGCAGGTCTTCTTGCGGCTGCTTTCATGGGAATTACCCCCGGATACATCTCCCGCTCTGTCGCCGGTAGCTATGATAATGAAGCCATTGCCATTTTCCTGCTCGTTTTCACCTTCTTCCTGTGGATCCGGGCGGTCAAGAACGGCTCCATCATGTATGGAGCCCTGACAGCGCTGTCCTACGGATATATGGTGTCGGCCTGGGGCGGATATGTTTTCATCACCAACCTGATTCCCCTGCACATTTTCGTCCTTCTTTGTATGGGAAGATACAGCACTCGTCTCTACATTAGCTATACCACATGGTATGCTCTGGGAACTCTGGCGAGTATGCAGATTCCGTTTGTCGGTTTCTTGCCGATTCGGAACAGCGACCACATGTCTGCCTTTG GTATCTTCGGGTTGCTCCAGCTGGTGGCTTTCGCTGAATTCATCCGAGGCTATGTGCCAACCAAACAGTTCCAGAAACTGCTCACCAGCATGATCATCATCACCGTCGCCGTTGGTTTTGTTGGTCTCTCTCTGCTTTCAATTTCCGGTGTCATTGCGCCATGGAGTGGTCGTTTCTACTCGCTGTGGGATACCGGCTATGCAAAGATCCATATTCCTATCATTGCGTCCGTTTCGGAGCACCAGCCGACCGCTTGGCCTGCGTTCTTCTTCGATCTAAACTTCCTGATCTGGCTGTTCCCCGCCGGAGTCTACATTTGTTTCCGTGACCTGAAGGATGAGCacgtcttcgtcgtcatctATGGTGTCCTCGCCAGTTACTTCGCCGGCGTCATGGTTCGTCTGATGCTAACTCTGACTCCCATCGTTTGCGTTGCGGCTGCACTGGCCCTCTCCCAAATCATCGACAACTATGTTACCATCTCGCCCCGCCAGGCTCAAGCCAAGTCAACTGAGTCGTCTTCCGAGTCTCTCCGTTCGGGCCGTTCCCCTGTTGTTGGGATTTACTCTTACGCCTCCAAGGCTATCGTGACATCGTCTGTCGTGATCtaccttcttcttttcgtcGCTCACTGTACCTGGGTCACCTCGAACGCCTACTCGTCGCCGTCCGTCGTTCTGGCCAGCCGACTACCCGACGGAAGCCAATTCCTCATTGACGACTATCGTGAGGCCTACTACTGGTTGCGTCAGAACACCCCCCAGAACGCCAAGATTGCGTCTTGGTGGGACTACGGTTATCAGATCGGTGGTATGGCTGACCGTCCAACTCTCGTGGACAACAATACCTGGAACAACACCCACATTGCGACTGTTGGAAAGGCTATGAGCTCCCCCGAGGAAGTCAGCTACCCAATCCTCCGTGAACACGACGTCGACTATGTGCTCGTTGTTTTCGGTGGTCTTCTCGGATACTCTGGTGACGATCTCAACAAGTTCCTGTGGATGGTCCGTATCGCCGAAGGTATCTGGCCCGACGAGGTCAAGGAGCGTGACTTCTTCACGGCTCGTGGAGAGTATCGTGTTGATGACCAGGCTACTCCTACCATGCGCAACAGCTTGAT GTACAAAATGTCCTACTACAACTACAATTCCCTCTTTCAGCAGGGCCAGGCCATCGACCGTGTCCGTGGCGTGAGACTTCCCGCTGAAGGGCCCCAGCTGTCGACGATGGAGGAGGCCTTTACCAGTGAGAACTGGATCATCCGGATCTACAAGGTCAAGGACCTTGACAACTTTGACCGTGACCACATGAGTGCTGCGGCCTTTGACCGGGGCCACAAGCGTAAGCGGGCTACCAAGAGACGAGGCCCTCGTGTTCTGAGAACCGAGTAA
- a CDS encoding RNA-processing protein PTA1 (BUSCO:EOG09260C2V;~COG:A;~EggNog:ENOG410QDUQ;~InterPro:IPR011989,IPR032460,IPR021850;~PFAM:PF11935), with translation MDPSADPLAGQVAQLNAARTLVLGDAAFYPQIVNGILPIIGANSRLELRRWGAEFLAETFASPVLASAQKEQLAANVLQTIQDLLGLPDGDTVVLKHSVETAASLYPLVFRHIINRPEDTGAWERMTAIKQEILRQWDLYPYPVKICCIKFAQRVVQVQTHGTISDPRRPEQNETSLAIVPKNHPVLALPHLEAEASGLLDRLLSVFQEDSSDPLLVNATLNCLAVLIRSRQSIGSKVVNAVLNFYPARQVQGPLTPVIRVGVKSMERTARALLINIIKRNPNHPLTGKMQQHIERLMQSRLEVADDASRKRGLPAEPTDGLDNAKRARLDAQMPPLLKIPPLPPGPISYQQLFKITEDAGLSSFDVKQLPIDLLVKIVVPLLARADQSVMTQAIDAVRVRYQTVSKQQAAERQSAAANAPAAEEEDDDYEPEYQPMDVPETAEQADAVSTEVADLQQPDLVSLGPFVLPQPPPLSEDEAGEIGRNAVGRVFEMLASTEVASKPAQNKPQRQLGFARLAGSTFDRDAWITLLTRLATRAPAGLELAGSGGQNRKPAISDSIRETLYRYILEDFRSRVSIGVTWLNEEWYNDRIQMKFAASQHGEGDDDEAPTVPLHYDHWVLRLLDGFLPYLDSRDTKIFIRFLSEIPEVTIPITQRVASLAKDPERVNLCVQSLLYLIMFRLPAREICLNALEDVYRTYEESRPSAGKILARWRPHVIEQSQPDQQQQASLVSRPAATTEASASATSNPSG, from the exons ATGGATCCCTCCGCAGACCCTCTCGCGGGTCAAGTCGCCCAGCTCAACGCCGCTCGCACTCTGGTCCTCGGAGACGCTGCCTTCTACCCCCAGATCGTGAACGGTATCCTACCTATCATCGGAGCAAATTCGCGACTAGAACTGCGACGATGGGGCGCGGAATTCCTAGCGGAGACCTTCGCCAGTCCCGTGCTGGCGTCCGCTCAGAAGGAACAGTTGGCGGCCAACGTGCTGCAGACGATACAGGATCTCTTGGGGTTACCGGATGGGGATACAGTGGTGTTGAAGCATAGCGTGGAGACTGCGGCTAGTTTGTATCCGTTGGTCTTTAGGCATAT CATAAACCGTCCGGAAGACACTGGTGCTTGGGAGCGGATGACTGCGATCAAGCAGGAGATTCTACGGCAATGGGATTTATACCCTTACCCGGTTAAGATTTGCTGCATCAAGTTTGCTCAGCGGGTTGTTCAGGTCCAGACTCACGGCACAATCTCCGACCCCAGA CGCCCTGAACAAAATGAAACTTCCCTAGCCATTGTTCCCAAAAACCACCCCGTTCTGGCCCTACCGCATTTGGAAGCAGAGGCTTCCGGTCTGCTTGATCGACTTCTCTCCGTTTTTCAGGAAGACTCAAGCGATCCCCTCCTTGTGAACGCGACACTGAACTGCCTTGCGGTCCTAATTCGGAGCCGTCAATCCATCGGCAGCAAAGTCGTCAATGCCGTTCTCAATTTCTATCCCGCAAGACAAGTACAGGGCCCGTTGACCCCGGTCATCAGAGTTGGTGTCAAGTCAATGGAGCGGACAGCGAGAGCATTGTTGATCAATATCATCAAGAG GAATCCAAACCACCCTCTTACGGGTAAGATGCAACAGCATATTGAACGTCTGATGCAGTCACGCCTAGAAGTTGCCGACGATGCGTCGCGAAAGCGCGGATTGCCGGCAGAACCTACAGATGGCCTGGATAACGCCAAACGGGCCAGACTCGATGCGCAAATGCCCCCGCTACTCAAGATTCCTCCTCTGCCACCGGGCCCGATAAGCTACCAGCAGCTCTTCAAAATTACCGAAGATGCCGGGCTCTCGTCATTTGATGTTAAGCAATTGCCTATTGATCTTCTGGTTAAGATCGTGGTTCCTCTCCTTGCTCGTGCTGACCAGTCGGTCATGACTCAGGCTATTGAT GCTGTCCGAGTCCGATATCAAACCGTCAGCAAACAACAAGCAGCCGAACGACAATCAGCAGCTGCCAACGCCCCCGCCgcggaggaagaagacgatgacTACGAACCAGAATACCAACCCATGGACGTTCCAGAAACGGCAGAGCAAGCAGACGCCGTGTCGACAGAGGTGGCAGATCTCCAACAACCCGATTTAGTATCCCTCGGTCCATTCGTATTACCACAACCCCCACCACTCAGCGAAGACGAAGCCGGCGAGATTGGTCGCAATGCCGTTGGACGGGTATTTGAGATGCTCGCATCGACGGAAGTCGCCTCAAAGCCAGCCCAAAACAAGCCACAGCGACAGCTTGGCTTTGCACGGTTGGCAGGAAGTACTTTCGATCGGGACGCATGGATCACACTCCTCACCAGACTTGCTACAAGAGCACCAGCTGGCCTCGAACTGGCAGGTAGCGGTGGCCAGAACAGAAAACCAGCAATCTCAGACTCAATACGCGAGACACTCTACCGATACATCCTCGAAGACTTCAGATCCCGCGTAAGCATCGGCGTCACATGGCTGAATGAGGAATGGTACAACGACCGGATTCAGATGAAGTTCGCCGCGTCCCAGCACGGCGAAGGGGACGACGATGAGGCGCCGACAGTGCCATTGCACTATGATCACTGGGTGTTGCGATTGCTGGATGGGTTTCTGCCGTATCTTGACTCGCGAGATACTAAGATCTTCATCCGGTTTTTGAGTGAGATCCCCGAGGTTACTATTCCGATCACTCAAAGGGTTGCGAGTTTAGCGAAGGATCCGGAGCGCGTGAATCTTTGTGTTCAGTCGTTGTT GTATCTCATCATGTTCCGTCTACCTGCACGAGAAATCTGTCTAAACGCACTCGAAGATGTCTACCGTACCT ACGAGGAATCTCGCCCATCCGCAGGAAAGATCCTAGCCAGATGGCGCCCGCACGTTATCGAACAGTCGCAGCCagaccaacaacagcaagcATCTCTCGTCAGCCGGCCAGCCGCTACGACTGAGGCTTCTGCATCTGCTACTTCGAATCCGTCGGGTTGA
- a CDS encoding ATP synthase subunit e (COG:S;~EggNog:ENOG410PS6S;~InterPro:IPR008386;~PFAM:PF05680;~go_component: GO:0000276 - mitochondrial proton-transporting ATP synthase complex, coupling factor F(o) [Evidence IEA];~go_function: GO:0015078 - proton transmembrane transporter activity [Evidence IEA];~go_process: GO:0015986 - ATP synthesis coupled proton transport [Evidence IEA]) codes for MSTSQGVNVLRYSALAAGLAYGVYHQSSLNSQARRAEADREYARKAALIEQAKAEWKKKTTPQEPQTQASGVISDPADNRFDLEAYLKAKLGE; via the exons ATGTCCACTTCGCAGGGTGTTAAT GTTCTCCGCTATTCGGCTCTCGCTGCCGGTCTTGCGTACGGTGTCTACCACCAATCTTCGCTCAACTCTCAGGCTAGGCGTGCGGAGGCCGACCGTGAATATGCCCGTAAAGCAGCCCTGATTGAGCAGGCTAAGGCAgaatggaagaagaagaccacACCTCAGGAGCCCCAGACACAAGCCAGTGGAG TTATTTCGGATCCCGCGGACAACCGGTTTGACTTGGAAGCCTACTTGAAGGCGAAGCTCGGGGAGTAA
- a CDS encoding uncharacterized protein (COG:S;~EggNog:ENOG410PN9F;~InterPro:IPR013907;~PFAM:PF08598), whose translation MEVAESREPTSVGPSARTGTNDANGAQNPFLDDSLIDDGRSSSLSEPDDVSDHELSPYGSPKLRPVPENDSEAETERVEDSPYKKGNNIVLSASHGPSPSKLAHSTTYDDAEEDDEPVADDSPSKSRTKKNGIAAALDETPILDDSESGKKRKRLGSLDETGTDFGEDEPLKKRRGSIKSDLSDPPPDDLILSPVPIEEPPKSNEDQTPADDIPESDLPSIPSKAKKGKKGKRKGRKVRDADEETEVGGIEGDDHLDDDDTAERADEPDDAETTAKQEEESSKKMSAMESLATLEKEFATLRDKIYDERISKLNRELEMLTGPNPTHPEYLRQLECVQRHRDAKIHYEQTLYRYRMSALMNKSLAERAQIHSTFFQRVRDTREKHASSISKQFYAIQHDRFKTEEISPHHSIPFPTRRSQQIAHQAAYNQEVSVMAGVAKYVGFPAAPSLAAARPSEIDEDMEKMGIATETRSAVSQPQTNFPRMTAMSSNAFRTAAEEAFLEHTPWANPQHPVHQQQMQQRPQNRVFEQPRAPPLTTPAAQKRVVDIHAPNGSASTIAENSSANNTPYGTEQEPQSHGYNPFGNHDYDADRHSGFRSPSASPLDVRKPHLHWNNAFDSRPSQEFRSDPASRNMAFSPPSGRLGLFHSAATKREPSPPMHSNPIHQPRGIPSGSSSNQMTAR comes from the exons ATGGAGGTGGCTGAGAGCAGAGAGCCGACATCGGTTGGTCCATCAGCCAGGACTGGGACCAATGATGCCAATGGCGCGCAAAACCCTTTTCTTGACGATTCGCTTATAGATGACGGTCGTTCAAGTAGTTTGAGTGAACCTGATGATGTCTCGGATCATGAGCTGTCCCCTTACGGATCGCCCAAGCTTAGACCGGTACCCGAGAACGACTCAGAAGCGGAAACGGAACGTGTCGAAGATTCGCCTTATAAAAAGGGAAATAACATCGTTTTGAGTGCCAGTCACGGGCCTAGTCCCAGCAAACTGGCTCACTCCACAACTTATGACGATGccgaggaggatgatgagcccGTCGCGGACGACTCCCCGAGCAAGTCGCGCACCAAGAAGAATGGTATCGCTGCAGCTCTTGACGAAACGCCCATTTTGGACGACTCAGAAAGTggcaagaagcgcaagcggTTAGGTTCGCTTGACGAGACTGGGACGGACTTTGGCGAAGATGAACCGCTCAAGAAGCGTCGCGGTTCCATTAAGAGTGACCTGAGTGACCCACCTCCGGACGACCTGATTCTATCACCTGTACCAATCGAAGAGCCCCCCAAAAGCAATGAAGACCAAACTCCGGCCGACGACATTCCTGAATCCGATCTGCCATCGATTCCCTCAAAAGCTAAAAAGGGTAAAAAGGGAAAACGTAAAGGGCGGAAAGTCAGAGATGCTGATGAAGAGACTGAAGTTGGTGGTATCGAAGGCGATGACCacttggatgatgatgacactGCCGAACGTGCGGACGAACCAGATGATGCTGAAACCACTGCTAAGCAGGAAGAAGAGT CCTCGAAGAAGATGTCGGCGATGGAGTCGCTTGCGACACTGGAAAAGGAGTTCGCGACTCTACGTGACAA AATCTACGACGAGCGGATATCTAAGCTCAATCGTGAGCTGGAGATGCTTACCGGACCGAATCCCACGCATCCAGAATACCTGCGCCAGCTCGAATGTGTTCAGCGCCATCGCGACGCCAAAATCCATTACGAGCAAACATTATACCGATATCGCATGTCAGCTTTGATGAACAAAAGCTTGGCTGAGCGGGCGCAGATCCATAGCACTTTCTTCCAGCGAGTTCGCGACACCCGCGAGAAGCACGCAAGTTCAATCAGCAAACAGTTCTACGCCATCCAACACGACCGCTTCAAGACTGAGGAGATCAGCCCACATCATTCTATTCCCTTCCCCACACGCCGCTCGCAGCAAATTGCCCACCAGGCTGCCTATAACCAAGAAGTATCTGTTATGGCTGGAGTGGCCAAGTATGTCGGTTTTCCGGCCGCACCGTCGTTAGCAGCAGCGCGACCCTCGGAGATCGACGAAGATATGGAAAAGATGGGG ATCGCCACGGAAACCCGATCCGCGGTGTCACAACCGCAGACGAACTTCCCACGCATGACAGCCATGTCGTCAAATGCCTTTCGTACAGCAGCAGAGGAGGCTTTCCTGGAACACACGCCATGGGCCAATCCGCAACATCCTGTTCATCAACAACAGATGCAGCAAAGGCCCCAGAATCGGGTCTTTGAACAACCACGGGCTCCACCGTTGACCACCCCAGCGGCCCAGAAGCGGGTGGTCGATATTCATGCTCCCAACGGTTCGGCTTCTACAATTGCAGAAAATTCGTCCGCCAACAACACGCCGTATGGTACGGAACAAGAACCACAATCCCACGGTTATAATCCGTTTGGGAATCACGACTATGATGCGGATCGACATTCAGGTTTCCGGTCGCCAAGTGCCTCACCGCTGGATGTGCGGAAGCCTCACCTTCATTGGAACAATGCCTTTGATAGCAGACCGTCACAAGAATTCCGGTCTGATCCTGCATCCCGTAATATGGCCTTCTCCCCGCCATCTGGCCGACTTGGACTTTTCCATTCTGCGGCTACAAAACGAGAGCCGTCACCGCCTATGCATTCAAACCCTATTCACCAACCCAGAGGGATCCCTAGCGGTTCTAGCTCAAATCAGATGACAGCCCGGTAG
- a CDS encoding putative dynein intermediate chain (COG:Z;~EggNog:ENOG410PH9X;~InterPro:IPR015943,IPR001680,IPR036322,IPR017986;~go_function: GO:0005515 - protein binding [Evidence IEA]) has protein sequence MSSMQQRKAEILAKRAKLAELKRQRELRQQEFSLSRANSGEASEVVSPVPSRSDSRAELDDLISRLVDRPDGTDGTSRKDSRPNSVLSASQISGENTESFAPSTRPTSTSIAVQTVSVEASVAAPELPPAPTPRPEVVTYSKGIQTDDLGPQSDSESEVESESGDPQDPTQPKRRSKKDRLRDEEIRKKLRKEIEEEIQAAQASADQDAANQSSQLRYPLRTLEEDELKAVTSSEDFLDFVDRSAKVIERALDEEYDVLADYELRGIDGDMEEDEEHGKRRGIKEVCQFWDERWSKKRMISDLSFSPKFPELVLASYTKNPSAPHEPDGLVQIWNQHLHSRPEYVFHSTSDILTAKFSPFHPNLIVGGSYSGQVLLWDTRSSRAGGGAPVQKTPLTGSGHAHPVYSISIVGTQNAHNILTASTDGVVCGWTVDMLSQPQEYLELTSIPPSKTEDIAPTTMSFPQSDPTFFIVGTEDGGIYPCHRYDRAGAKAGTDRRLAYRGHTAPIMSTAFHPARGPVDLGDLMLSSSLDWSVRLWRVRPPATTASATSIAAATQVVSPILDINREDIVYDAKWSPHRPGVFSLVDGAGHLEVWDLYTDTEVPVVRATPSTGRAGIITRSLNKVAWEEREGRRLATGGLDGVVTVFEVGKGLSGTPEDVSSEEWTGMKRLVGKLEQKDKVG, from the exons ATGTCGTCGATGCAACAGCGCAAGGCGGAGATTCTCGCCAAAAGAGCCAAGCTCGCGGAATTGAAGCGACAAAGGGAGTTGCGGCAGCAGGAGTTCAGTTTGAGCAGGGCTAATAGCGGAGAAGCTTCAGAG GTTGTATCACCCGTACCCAGCCGCTCAGACAGTAGAGCAGAGCTCGATGACTTGATCTCCCGTCTCGTCGACCGCCCCGATGGAACAGATGGCACGTCGCGGAAAGACAGCAGGCCAAATTCGGTGCTGAGCGCCAGTCAGATAAGCGGAGAGAATACAGAGTCTTTTGCCCCGTCCACGCGACCGACTTCTACATCAATTGCCGTTCAAACGGTTTCTGTGGAGGCTTCTGTGGCTGCCCCTGAATTACCACCGGCCCCCACGCCCAGACCAGAAGTCGTCACTTACAGCAAAGGCATACAAACAGATGATCTGGGACCACAATCCGATTCTGAAAGCGAGGTGGAATCGGAAAGCGGTGACCCCCAGGATCCTACGCAGCCCAAGCGCCGAAGTAAGAAAGACCGTCTGCGCGATGAGGAAATCCGGAAGAAGCTTCGCAAGGAAATTGAGGAGGAAATACAGGCCGCTCAGGCATCAGCGGACCAGGATGCCGCTAACCAGTCGTCGCAACTACGATATCCCCTACGTACTTTGGAGGAAGATGAGCTCAAGGCGGTTACCTCTTCTGAAGACTTCCTGGACTTTGTAGACCGATCAGCGAAGGTTATCGAGCGTGCACTTGATGAAGAATACGATGTTCTAGCGGACTATGAATTACGAGGTATTGACGGTGAtatggaggaggatgaagagcatGGGAAGAGGAGAGGAATAAAGGAGGTTTGCCAGTTCTGGGATGAGCGGTGGAGCAAGAAGCGTATGATTAGCGACCTGAGCTTCTCTCCAAAG TTCCCTGAACTGGTCCTGGCCTCTTACACCAAGAATCCTTCAGCCCCTCATGAACCAGACGGTCTCGTCCAAATATGGAACCAACACTTGCACTCACGACCGGAATACGTCTTTCACTCGACATCGGACATATTGACGGCCAAGTTCTCTCCGTTCCACCCTAACCTTATTGTTGGTGGATCTTATTCCGGCCAGGTCCTGCTATGGGATACTCGTTCGTCGCGCGCAGGCGGGGGTGCGCCTGTACAGAAGACTCCGCTCACCGGCTCTGGACACGCCCACCCAGTTTACAGCATCTCGATCGTCGGTACACAAAACGCACACAACATCTTGACTGCATCAACCGACGGAGTTGTCTGCGGCTGGACAGTTGATATGCTCTCCCAACCACAGGAATACCTCGAACTGACATCCATCCCGCCATCCAAAACCGAAGATATCGCACCTACTACCATGTCCTTCCCGCAATCCGATCCAACATTCTTCATCGTCGGTACAGAAGACGGCGGAATCTACCCATGCCACCGCTACGACCGAGCTGGCGCAAAGGCGGGTACAGACCGCCGTCTCGCGTACCGGGGCCATACAGCTCCCATCATGTCAACAGCATTCCACCCCGCTCGGGGCCCCGTCGATCTTGGTGATCTGATGCTGAGTTCGAGTCTGGACTGGAGTGTCAGGTTGTGGCGCGTGCGCCCACCAGCGACCACCGCATCCGCTACTTCCATCGCCGCAGCGACCCAAGTGGTATCTCCTATCCTAGACATCAACCGCGAAGACATTGTCTACGACGCGAAGTGGTCGCCCCACCGCCCTGGTGTCTTCTCCCTCGTCGATGGTGCTGGCCACCTCGAAGTCTGGGACCTCTACACAGATACCGAAGTCCCCGTCGTGCGGGCCACACCATCCACTGGCCGTGCTGGTATCATCACCCGCAGCTTGAACAAGGTTGCATGGGAAGAGCGCGAGGGACGACGCCTGGCAACCGGTGGACTCGACGGTGTCGTTACCGTCTTCGAAGTCGGGAAGGGGCTTAGCGGTACGCCTGAGGATGTATCTTCAGAGGAGTGGACGGGGATGAAGCGGTTGGTTGGGAAGCTGGAGCAGAAGGATAAAGTGGGCTGA
- a CDS encoding CSN8/PSMD8/EIF3K family protein (COG:S;~EggNog:ENOG410PU36;~InterPro:IPR033464;~PFAM:PF10075;~TransMembrane:1 (o47-65i)), which translates to MDLPPLTQEQLSSILTSAATPSELYDTLSQYEGQALLLADSKGDQELLSLFYSFFFFSHLLLEELSEARMLTKRIPQNLVENNSLLQNCTILLRAVWQRSHEHVYRYLREMPWPEPLEPLVQRYEVYFQNKTLEELSYTYEAIRPETAANYLGLDSAAAQQGNPDILQKFTNCGWKWDGEAKLLHPKPIAPAHGPDDRQVKGLREVMALLGKS; encoded by the exons ATGGATCTACCGCCTCTCACTCAGGAACAGCTCTCGTCGATCCTCACATCCGCTGCGACGCCGTCTGAGCTCTATGACACACTATCGCAGTATGAGGGACAAGCTCTTCTTTTGGCAGACAGCAAAGGGGATCAGGAACTGCTAAGCTTATTCTactccttctttttcttttcacaCCTTCTTCTTGAAGAGCT TTCCGAAGCCCGCATGTTAACGAAGCGAATCCCGCAGAACCTAGTCGAGAATAACTCTTTATTGCAGAATTGCACAATTCTCCTGCGCGCGGTCTGGCAGAGAAGCCATGAACATGTTTACCGATACCTCAGAGAAATGCCGTGGCCAGAGCCACTCGAGCCGTTAGTGCAAAGATATGAGG TGTATTTTCAAAACAAGACTCTAGAAGAACTCAGTTACACTTACGAGGCGATCAGACCTGAAACGGCTGCAAATTATCTTGGTCTCGATTCTGCCGCTGCACAGCAGGGAAATCCCGATATACTCCAGAAGTTCACGAACTGCGGGTGGAAATGGGATGGAGAAGCTAAGCTGCTACACCCGAAACCAATTGCTCCAGCTCATGGTCCAGATGATCGTCAGGTCAAAGGACTGCGTGAGGTCATGGCGCTCCTGGGAAAGAGTTGA
- a CDS encoding uncharacterized protein (BUSCO:EOG09265KSE;~COG:S;~EggNog:ENOG410PSRB;~InterPro:IPR018628,IPR041752;~TransMembrane:1 (i29-49o);~go_process: GO:0033617 - mitochondrial cytochrome c oxidase assembly [Evidence IEA]) — MPAGIFNSTYYGKDYRAGAALLRARRPYLVKNAVTGLALCGITVGVYVYTLRAVGQEDFSDVQVPDTPAEPKKQ, encoded by the exons ATGCCCGCCGGAAT TTTCAACTCGACATATTACGGAAAGGACTACCGTGCCGGTGCAGCCCTCCTGCGTGCTCGTCGGCCGTACCTGGTTAAGAATGCGGTGACCGGGCTGGCGCTTTGCGGAATCACGGTTGGTGTTT ACGTCTACACCCTCCGCGCCGTCGGCCAGGAAGACTTCTCCGATGTCCAGGTCCCCGATACCCCGGCCGAGCCGAAGAAGCAATGA